The Dehalogenimonas lykanthroporepellens BL-DC-9 genome includes a window with the following:
- a CDS encoding transposase IS4 family protein (PFAM: transposase IS4 family protein~KEGG: nha:Nham_4268 transposase, IS4), translating into MKTLSFASLAYANKKKQTRREVFLQEMDRVIPWKELLEIIVEYYPKAGNGRHPMPLERMLRIYFMQQWYGLSDPAMEDALYDIESMRRFAGIDIQSDPVPDESTILHFRHLLEKHNLTMALFEKTRNYLSDKGLLLKEGTIVDATIINAPSSTKNRDKARDPQMRQTKKGNQWYFGMKAHIGADTGKGLAHTIVVTDASVHDSQVMDKLLHGEEKAVYGDKAYTSEERQRRYESRGIDWRVKRKASRHYQLTPEDAEFNRRQGKVRAKGEHAFLVVKHLWRYRKVKYKGLHKNMVQVFSLFTLANLYLVRRELSMMAT; encoded by the coding sequence ATGAAGACCTTGTCATTTGCCAGTCTGGCTTATGCTAACAAAAAGAAACAGACGCGACGGGAAGTATTCCTTCAGGAAATGGATCGGGTAATTCCCTGGAAAGAACTACTGGAAATCATAGTTGAGTATTACCCCAAAGCCGGTAATGGTCGACATCCAATGCCGCTGGAGCGCATGCTACGGATATATTTCATGCAACAGTGGTACGGTTTATCGGATCCGGCGATGGAAGACGCGCTTTACGATATAGAATCGATGAGACGATTTGCCGGAATCGATATCCAATCTGACCCTGTACCGGATGAAAGTACTATACTGCATTTTCGTCATCTGCTGGAGAAGCACAATCTGACCATGGCGTTATTTGAAAAGACAAGGAATTATCTTTCAGACAAAGGTTTATTGTTAAAAGAAGGGACAATAGTCGACGCTACGATAATCAATGCGCCATCTTCGACCAAAAACCGGGATAAGGCCCGAGACCCACAGATGCGACAGACCAAAAAGGGGAATCAGTGGTATTTTGGCATGAAGGCTCATATAGGCGCAGACACCGGCAAGGGACTGGCGCATACGATAGTGGTGACCGATGCCTCAGTTCATGATTCACAGGTCATGGATAAGTTACTGCACGGAGAGGAAAAGGCGGTCTATGGAGATAAAGCCTATACCAGTGAGGAAAGGCAAAGACGTTACGAATCCCGAGGCATTGATTGGCGGGTAAAACGCAAAGCCAGCCGGCACTATCAACTGACACCGGAAGACGCCGAGTTTAACCGAAGACAAGGCAAAGTTCGAGCCAAGGGTGAGCATGCGTTTCTGGTGGTCAAGCATCTATGGCGATACCGGAAGGTCAAATACAAAGGCCTCCACAAGAATATGGTGCAGGTCTTCAGCCTGTTCACGCTGGCTAATTTATATCTGGTACGCCGGGAATTAAGCATGATGGCAACCTGA
- a CDS encoding 2'-5' RNA ligase (KEGG: det:DET1456 2'-5' RNA ligase family protein~TIGRFAM: 2'-5' RNA ligase~PFAM: Phosphoesterase HXTX), producing MNDSFIRAFVAIELPDEVKALLAAEQKALADGLSGIKWVNPEGIHLTLKFLGNVPKSRLTEIERALKEATAGTGPMELCLAGRGAFPDSRRPEVVWLGLGGQTSKLAVLFQKIERSMTGLGWEPEARAFSPHLTLGRVRREAGNASRQRLAERLEKAPAGTSAGFTVDTACLMRSLLTPAGAVYTRLAEFPLK from the coding sequence ATGAATGACAGCTTCATCCGGGCGTTCGTGGCCATCGAACTGCCGGATGAAGTCAAAGCCCTGCTGGCGGCAGAGCAGAAGGCGTTGGCTGACGGGCTGAGCGGCATTAAATGGGTGAACCCGGAGGGGATTCACCTGACGCTGAAGTTCCTGGGGAATGTACCCAAATCACGGCTGACGGAAATCGAACGCGCCCTGAAAGAAGCGACAGCCGGTACAGGACCGATGGAGTTATGTCTGGCAGGCCGGGGCGCTTTCCCCGATTCACGCCGGCCCGAAGTGGTATGGCTAGGTCTGGGCGGTCAGACGAGTAAACTGGCAGTTCTCTTTCAGAAAATCGAAAGGTCCATGACCGGCCTGGGCTGGGAACCGGAAGCCAGGGCGTTCTCACCGCATCTGACGCTGGGACGCGTTCGCCGGGAGGCCGGTAACGCGTCCCGGCAACGGCTGGCGGAACGGCTGGAAAAGGCACCCGCCGGGACGTCGGCGGGTTTTACCGTGGACACGGCCTGCCTGATGCGCAGTCTTCTGACGCCGGCGGGAGCGGTTTATACCCGGCTGGCTGAATTCCCCCTGAAATAA
- a CDS encoding amidohydrolase 2 (PFAM: amidohydrolase 2~KEGG: det:DET1455 hypothetical protein) — protein MKTMIVDAHTHIFSPDVIARRAEHVADDPCFRELYGNAKAKLKTAEELITEMDSAGVDKAVIQNIGWSDPETCRGTNDYLLEAAARYPKRLIPFIAVQPNSGRVAVSEINRCVAAGARGIGELRPDTQGGFVGLERKVMRPLVEAAMAGDLVMCLHVDEPVGHHHAGKGSVTPQAIFPFISSFPELKLILAHWGGGLPFYTLMPEVKKALGNVWFDSAASPLLYQPEIYERVADLAGGDRILFGSDWPLLRQRRALEELRSVNLSTWTVKGIAGDNAAELLGLKDE, from the coding sequence TTGAAAACGATGATCGTCGATGCTCATACCCATATTTTCTCCCCGGATGTGATTGCCCGGCGGGCGGAACATGTGGCCGACGACCCCTGCTTTCGGGAACTCTACGGCAACGCCAAAGCCAAACTGAAGACCGCTGAGGAACTCATCACTGAGATGGACTCAGCCGGCGTGGACAAGGCGGTCATCCAGAACATCGGCTGGAGCGACCCGGAGACCTGCCGGGGCACCAACGATTACCTGCTGGAGGCGGCGGCACGCTACCCGAAGAGGCTGATTCCTTTCATTGCCGTTCAGCCGAACAGCGGCCGGGTAGCGGTCAGCGAGATTAACCGGTGCGTCGCCGCCGGAGCGAGGGGTATCGGGGAGTTGCGACCGGATACCCAGGGCGGCTTCGTCGGGCTGGAGCGCAAGGTCATGCGGCCGCTGGTCGAAGCGGCCATGGCCGGTGACCTGGTGATGTGCCTTCATGTGGATGAACCGGTGGGGCATCACCATGCCGGCAAGGGTTCGGTGACACCGCAGGCGATATTTCCCTTCATCTCAAGCTTCCCCGAATTGAAACTGATACTGGCCCACTGGGGTGGCGGACTGCCTTTCTATACGCTGATGCCCGAGGTCAAAAAGGCGCTGGGGAACGTGTGGTTCGACAGCGCCGCGTCGCCTTTGCTGTATCAACCCGAAATATACGAGCGGGTAGCTGACCTGGCCGGCGGAGACCGGATATTGTTCGGGTCGGACTGGCCGCTCCTCCGCCAGCGCCGCGCCCTGGAAGAACTGCGAAGCGTCAACCTTTCCACCTGGACGGTCAAGGGTATAGCTGGCGACAACGCCGCAGAACTGTTGGGACTGAAAGATGAATGA
- a CDS encoding HhH-GPD family protein (KEGG: deg:DehalGT_1406 HhH-GPD family protein~PFAM: HhH-GPD family protein~SMART: HhH-GPD family protein), with protein MGNPTPASAGLIAIYERLFGKYGPQDWWPADTAFEMMIGAILTQSTAWSNVEKAITGLKSAGALSAAQIRRMRPEELAPVIRSSGYYNAKASKLKALADWLAGYDDDIESLKDRDPAEFRRELLAVHGVGPETADSILLYALDVPVFVIDAYTRRLFSRLGIVPPRDTYDEWQRLFETNLEQQAGLFNEYHALIVRHAKEVCRSRPDCAECCLAGECRYLKRGY; from the coding sequence ATGGGCAACCCGACACCAGCGTCAGCCGGGCTGATCGCCATCTACGAGCGACTGTTCGGTAAGTACGGGCCGCAGGACTGGTGGCCGGCAGATACCGCGTTCGAGATGATGATCGGGGCCATTCTGACCCAGTCTACCGCCTGGAGCAACGTGGAAAAAGCGATAACCGGACTCAAATCGGCCGGGGCGCTGTCGGCGGCGCAAATAAGGCGGATGCGCCCGGAGGAACTGGCGCCGGTTATCCGGTCATCCGGCTACTATAATGCCAAGGCCTCCAAACTCAAGGCACTGGCCGACTGGCTGGCCGGATATGACGATGACATCGAATCTCTGAAAGACCGGGACCCCGCGGAATTCCGCCGGGAACTGCTGGCGGTGCATGGCGTCGGCCCGGAGACGGCCGATTCCATCCTGCTTTATGCGCTGGATGTTCCGGTATTCGTCATCGACGCCTATACCCGACGGTTGTTTTCCCGCCTCGGGATTGTTCCACCCCGTGACACCTACGATGAATGGCAGAGGCTGTTCGAGACGAACCTCGAACAGCAAGCCGGGCTTTTCAACGAGTACCACGCCCTCATCGTCCGCCACGCCAAGGAGGTATGCCGGTCACGACCGGATTGCGCCGAATGCTGTCTGGCCGGAGAGTGCCGATACCTGAAAAGAGGGTATTGA
- a CDS encoding protein of unknown function UPF0066 (PFAM: protein of unknown function UPF0066~KEGG: deg:DehalGT_1407 protein of unknown function UPF0066) — MKEHAMKLKAIGFVRSPVTEKPADGFDWRQTQAEIVIDPALAEGLDGLDDFSHIIVIWWMHRAIDPAKMALKVYPRGRKDLPPVGVFSSRSPYRPNSIGRATPRLLERRDNVLVVQGLDAIDGTPVLDIKPFIPGYDSPPEGAEAPEWATRHQRQPG; from the coding sequence ATGAAAGAACATGCGATGAAACTGAAAGCTATCGGCTTTGTCCGCAGTCCGGTAACGGAAAAACCAGCCGACGGATTCGACTGGCGACAGACGCAGGCCGAAATCGTCATCGACCCGGCGCTGGCCGAAGGACTGGACGGGCTGGATGATTTCTCTCATATCATCGTCATCTGGTGGATGCACCGGGCGATCGACCCGGCGAAGATGGCGCTCAAGGTATATCCGAGGGGCCGAAAAGACCTGCCGCCGGTAGGAGTGTTCAGTTCACGCAGTCCCTACCGTCCCAACTCCATCGGCCGGGCCACCCCCCGGTTGCTGGAACGACGGGACAACGTGCTGGTGGTTCAGGGGCTGGACGCCATCGACGGCACGCCGGTACTGGACATCAAGCCGTTCATCCCCGGATACGACTCACCGCCGGAAGGAGCCGAAGCGCCGGAATGGGCAACCCGACACCAGCGTCAGCCGGGCTGA
- a CDS encoding nitrite and sulphite reductase 4Fe-4S region (PFAM: nitrite and sulphite reductase 4Fe-4S region; nitrite/sulfite reductase hemoprotein beta-component ferrodoxin domain protein; 4Fe-4S ferredoxin iron-sulfur binding domain protein~KEGG: cbi:CLJ_B1955 sulfite/nitrite reductase family protein), with amino-acid sequence MTHPSNTDVAELRSRGIVKLKDDDRYAVWVKTACGHLEAGQLATLADITERYGRGFLLFSSRQIPIIPFIASADVAAVQSELERVYLTLDRCGPTVRNVNVCPGLASCGDALADPLPLARRLDTFFHASMSHKVKLGVSGCPEDCIYARVLTDIGFVVTSGEDGGRYRAFVGARLGLNPFIGLGLVENLTGDECLRLTQNYFQLMNREGRRGERAADLIARLGENVVRTALTSGLDQPHGLEPAPCVAASVAPKAGSGVLRLKAVAGEVIAPLLRTIATIAAGYGRGLVYFPVRGGPEIPGISAEDMAAAEQTAIDAGLEVIDKAEANMQSCFGGYCTESLADPQSLLGRIDRPGRSGSGLTISASGCPNSCGVSHLADLGFYGTMDFDYNADACTNCGLCVPVCKRRAITQAGDNIVIDRESCRQCGQCVAVCPFDALTETRRGFAVLAGGRGGWDTRLGRIIADCVTEDEAVRITDNARALVAREQTDVASVIDRYGFEDVRRRLLEGALEKGV; translated from the coding sequence TTGACCCACCCATCAAACACAGATGTAGCTGAATTGAGAAGCCGTGGTATCGTTAAGTTGAAGGACGATGACCGTTACGCGGTCTGGGTCAAGACCGCCTGCGGGCATCTGGAAGCCGGCCAGTTGGCAACGCTGGCCGATATTACCGAGCGTTACGGCCGGGGTTTTCTGCTGTTCTCTTCCCGTCAGATACCCATAATCCCCTTCATTGCCTCTGCTGACGTGGCCGCGGTTCAGAGTGAACTGGAGCGGGTGTATCTTACGCTCGACCGTTGCGGACCGACGGTGCGTAACGTCAACGTCTGCCCTGGTCTCGCCTCCTGCGGCGATGCCCTGGCTGATCCGTTGCCGCTGGCCCGCCGGCTGGACACGTTTTTTCATGCCTCCATGTCTCACAAGGTAAAACTCGGCGTCTCCGGCTGTCCGGAAGACTGCATTTATGCCCGGGTGCTGACCGATATCGGCTTCGTCGTTACCTCCGGTGAAGACGGTGGCCGGTACCGGGCTTTCGTCGGGGCCCGTTTGGGCTTGAATCCCTTCATCGGCCTCGGTCTGGTTGAAAATCTGACCGGGGATGAATGTCTTCGCCTGACGCAGAATTATTTTCAGTTGATGAATCGGGAAGGACGCCGGGGCGAAAGGGCGGCCGACCTGATCGCCCGGCTGGGTGAAAATGTTGTACGCACTGCGCTGACCTCCGGGCTTGATCAGCCTCACGGTCTGGAACCGGCCCCCTGTGTCGCCGCTTCGGTCGCGCCGAAAGCCGGTTCGGGCGTGCTCCGGTTGAAAGCGGTGGCGGGTGAAGTTATCGCTCCCCTGTTGCGGACGATAGCTACCATCGCCGCCGGGTACGGCCGCGGTCTGGTATATTTTCCGGTTCGCGGCGGCCCGGAGATTCCCGGAATCTCCGCCGAAGATATGGCCGCCGCTGAACAGACCGCCATCGATGCCGGCCTCGAAGTTATCGACAAAGCTGAAGCCAACATGCAGTCCTGCTTTGGCGGCTATTGCACCGAGAGCCTGGCCGACCCGCAGTCTCTCCTCGGCCGCATCGACCGTCCCGGCCGTTCCGGTTCCGGTCTGACCATATCGGCGTCCGGATGCCCCAACTCCTGCGGTGTCTCCCATCTGGCCGACCTCGGTTTCTACGGCACCATGGACTTTGATTATAACGCCGACGCCTGCACCAACTGCGGCTTGTGTGTGCCGGTCTGCAAACGCCGGGCTATCACGCAAGCGGGTGACAATATCGTCATCGACCGGGAGTCGTGCCGGCAGTGCGGCCAGTGCGTCGCTGTCTGCCCCTTCGACGCCCTGACCGAAACCCGGCGCGGTTTCGCGGTGCTGGCCGGCGGGCGCGGGGGGTGGGATACCCGTCTGGGCCGGATAATCGCTGACTGTGTTACCGAGGATGAGGCGGTGCGGATTACCGACAACGCCCGCGCCCTTGTTGCCCGGGAACAGACCGATGTCGCCTCTGTCATCGATCGGTACGGCTTTGAAGATGTTCGTCGCCGTCTGCTCGAAGGCGCTCTTGAGAAGGGTGTCTGA
- a CDS encoding ABC-type nitrate/sulfonate/bicarbonate transport systems periplasmic components-like protein (KEGG: str:Sterm_0481 NMT1/THI5 like domain protein), whose protein sequence is MKRWWLKIITVLTLSIIVLAGCSPYEGNIDASSDGYTVRIGFPTGARDTAAPDGPDLWALKNGFFEEEFGASNIKIEYIPFLGAAPAINEALAAGSLDIAVIADIGALIGKAAGLGTSLVAMAAPDGTPWWLVAAPGSTLSSVEELRGKKVATVKATLPHFYLLEALKAHGMTEKDIQFIHMTLPDAEQALRAGHIDAAVTGTWMGVKLLDEGFRVLDSTIETPVGRGTSVIVARDGFIAEHPDFFSLFFQARQRGLDWANDNRDAAFDLLSANAGGIPRALLEPIYADPFHYDMTLNQDVLARIDLGGQFLLDLGITRNPVDVAAWIDLALAYGGS, encoded by the coding sequence ATGAAACGCTGGTGGCTCAAGATAATAACCGTTCTGACACTTTCGATAATCGTCCTGGCCGGTTGCAGCCCTTATGAGGGCAATATCGATGCTTCGAGTGACGGTTATACCGTCCGCATCGGGTTTCCCACCGGGGCTCGGGATACCGCCGCCCCTGACGGCCCCGACCTGTGGGCGCTGAAAAATGGGTTCTTCGAGGAAGAGTTCGGTGCCTCCAACATCAAAATTGAATATATCCCCTTCCTGGGGGCCGCCCCGGCCATCAACGAAGCCCTGGCCGCCGGCTCTCTGGACATCGCCGTTATCGCCGATATCGGCGCTCTCATCGGCAAGGCCGCCGGGCTGGGTACTTCTCTGGTCGCCATGGCCGCCCCCGACGGCACCCCCTGGTGGCTGGTGGCGGCGCCCGGTTCAACCCTGAGTTCGGTGGAGGAGCTCCGCGGTAAAAAAGTGGCTACTGTCAAGGCTACTCTGCCGCATTTCTATCTGCTGGAAGCACTCAAGGCCCATGGCATGACCGAAAAGGACATCCAGTTCATCCACATGACTCTGCCTGATGCCGAACAGGCTTTGCGCGCCGGCCACATCGATGCCGCGGTCACCGGTACCTGGATGGGTGTCAAACTGCTGGATGAAGGCTTCCGGGTACTGGATTCCACCATTGAAACTCCGGTCGGACGGGGCACCTCGGTCATCGTCGCCCGCGACGGCTTCATCGCCGAACATCCGGATTTCTTTTCCCTGTTCTTCCAGGCGCGTCAGCGCGGCCTGGACTGGGCTAACGATAACCGTGACGCCGCCTTCGACCTGCTGTCAGCCAATGCCGGCGGTATTCCCCGGGCGTTGCTGGAACCCATTTACGCCGATCCTTTCCACTATGACATGACACTGAACCAGGATGTTCTGGCCCGGATAGATCTGGGCGGGCAGTTTCTGCTGGACCTGGGTATCACCCGCAATCCGGTAGATGTCGCCGCCTGGATAGACCTGGCCCTCGCTTATGGAGGCTCTTAG
- a CDS encoding binding-protein-dependent transport systems inner membrane component (PFAM: binding-protein-dependent transport systems inner membrane component~KEGG: rpt:Rpal_2894 binding-protein-dependent transport systems inner membrane component) yields the protein MADHINRLSVTARLPRLRLPIGLVLPLLLIGLWWAGVAGGVLREHFFSTPGAVFDTLFSLAADGTLATEFRDTFQRLLAGAGIGFTTGMLLGGLTGYTRWVEKILDPTVQGLRAVPAVAWIPFLILTLGIADAPKIAMIAIAIFFTAYVNTFAGVRSTDQKLIELARAYRLSRAVVIRRIIIPSAKPQIFVGLRLAAGIAWIVAVFSEILIGNSGLGVLLNDGRTLGRPDQTIALMLVLATAGKLTDGLIRLAELRATRWRATFAGE from the coding sequence ATGGCTGACCATATCAATCGCCTGTCCGTAACCGCCCGACTGCCCCGATTGCGACTACCGATCGGGCTGGTTCTGCCGCTCCTGCTCATCGGGCTTTGGTGGGCCGGCGTTGCCGGCGGTGTCCTGCGCGAGCATTTCTTCTCGACACCCGGGGCGGTGTTCGATACGTTGTTCAGTCTGGCCGCCGACGGGACGCTGGCAACCGAATTCCGGGACACCTTCCAGCGTCTGCTGGCCGGGGCCGGCATCGGTTTCACCACTGGTATGCTACTGGGCGGCTTGACCGGGTATACCCGCTGGGTGGAGAAAATCCTGGACCCCACCGTCCAGGGCCTCCGGGCGGTGCCGGCGGTGGCCTGGATACCCTTTCTGATTCTGACACTGGGTATTGCCGATGCGCCCAAGATTGCCATGATTGCCATCGCCATCTTCTTCACCGCCTACGTCAACACCTTCGCCGGTGTCCGCAGTACCGACCAGAAGCTCATCGAGTTGGCCCGGGCTTACCGTCTGTCGCGTGCCGTGGTTATCCGGCGCATCATAATTCCCTCCGCCAAGCCCCAGATTTTCGTCGGCCTCCGGCTGGCGGCCGGTATCGCCTGGATCGTAGCCGTCTTCAGTGAAATCCTCATCGGTAACTCCGGTCTGGGCGTTCTGCTCAATGACGGCCGCACCCTGGGCCGGCCTGACCAGACCATTGCGCTGATGCTGGTGCTGGCGACAGCCGGCAAGCTGACCGACGGCTTGATCCGCCTGGCGGAGCTTCGGGCTACCCGCTGGCGAGCTACTTTTGCCGGAGAATGA
- a CDS encoding ABC transporter related protein (KEGG: bxe:Bxe_C0116 nitrate/sulfonate/bicarbonate ABC transporter ATPase~PFAM: ABC transporter related~SMART: AAA ATPase) gives MSSIDFSHIYKSYPGAGLVLDDFNFTVPSSGFVSLVGPTGCGKSTLLRLALGLDTLDEGEILYGIARPTRSIAFQEPRLLPWLSVRDNLELVRHRYPSGDMDVDELLALVGLSRFADAYPKVLSGGMAQRASLARALAVDPDVLLLDEPFSAVDALTRMKLQDALVRIYTARPRTTIMVTHDIDEALLTSRQVLVLSARPARIVDVVEIPAGYPRHRSDATLFHLKARILRGLGLEDEAMAAGTGI, from the coding sequence ATGAGTTCCATCGATTTCAGTCATATTTACAAAAGCTACCCCGGCGCCGGGTTGGTGCTGGACGACTTCAATTTCACCGTACCGTCCTCCGGTTTCGTTTCTCTGGTGGGGCCGACCGGTTGCGGCAAATCCACCCTGCTCCGGTTGGCCCTGGGGCTGGATACCCTCGACGAGGGCGAAATCCTTTACGGTATCGCCCGCCCAACGCGCTCCATCGCCTTCCAGGAGCCCCGCCTTCTGCCTTGGCTGTCGGTCAGGGATAACCTGGAACTGGTTCGCCACCGCTACCCGTCCGGCGACATGGATGTCGATGAACTGCTGGCACTGGTGGGCCTCAGCCGCTTTGCCGATGCTTACCCCAAAGTCCTGTCCGGCGGCATGGCCCAGCGGGCGTCGCTGGCCCGGGCGCTGGCGGTCGACCCTGATGTTCTTCTGCTGGACGAACCTTTCAGCGCCGTCGACGCGCTGACCCGTATGAAACTGCAGGATGCCCTGGTGCGCATCTATACCGCCCGCCCTCGTACCACCATCATGGTGACCCACGATATCGATGAAGCCCTGCTCACCAGCCGTCAGGTGCTGGTACTCTCAGCCCGTCCGGCCCGTATCGTCGATGTAGTGGAGATACCAGCCGGTTACCCGCGGCATCGCTCGGACGCTACACTTTTCCATCTCAAAGCCCGGATTCTCCGGGGGCTGGGTTTGGAGGATGAAGCGATGGCCGCAGGCACCGGCATCTGA
- a CDS encoding conserved hypothetical protein (KEGG: drm:Dred_0361 hypothetical protein), whose protein sequence is MSVSVFPTGTTIYEPESAWNGFTMLTTMDGQARLVDMNGRPVKTWEGYAGFPNKILPGGHLLTSSGVRNPKYGFQDQLDLVQLDWDGNVIWRYDRLEYIADPEEKPRWMARQHHDFQRQGNPVGYYAPGQEPQTAEGNTLLLCHRNYDRPDISERQLLDDVIIEVDWHGHLLWEWQCADHFEELGFSSRARQAISQHTNALNIGEGFGDWMHLNSLSALGPNRWYDAGDRRFHPDNLIWSSRQSNILAIVDKQTGAVVWRVGPDYRQGPAQKLGWIIGPHLAHLIPRGLPGEGNILVFDNGGWGGYGAPNPASVTGVNHAVRDSSRVLEFDPVSLDIVWQYTAAEAGFITPIYGSRFYSSIVSGAQRLPDGNTLITEGVGGRVFEVTPDHRLVWEFVNPWSGALGNLVYRAYRVPYEWVPQLSRPAEIPVPRLDVGTFRVPAASASVTPDISAGAGSVTPSAEAQFCVLPDQPAVKRKEDR, encoded by the coding sequence ATGTCCGTAAGTGTTTTTCCCACCGGAACCACCATCTATGAACCGGAATCAGCCTGGAACGGTTTCACCATGCTGACCACCATGGACGGGCAGGCCCGCCTGGTGGATATGAACGGCCGTCCGGTCAAGACCTGGGAAGGCTACGCCGGCTTTCCCAACAAGATACTTCCCGGCGGCCACCTGTTGACCAGTTCCGGCGTTCGTAATCCCAAATATGGTTTCCAGGACCAGCTTGACCTGGTTCAGCTTGACTGGGACGGCAACGTCATCTGGCGTTATGACCGTCTGGAATATATCGCAGATCCGGAAGAAAAGCCCCGCTGGATGGCCCGTCAGCATCATGACTTTCAACGCCAGGGCAACCCGGTCGGTTATTACGCGCCGGGGCAGGAGCCGCAAACCGCCGAAGGCAACACCCTGTTGTTGTGCCACCGTAACTACGACCGTCCCGATATCTCGGAGCGTCAACTGCTCGATGACGTCATCATCGAAGTGGACTGGCACGGTCACCTTCTGTGGGAATGGCAGTGCGCCGACCATTTCGAGGAGTTGGGTTTCTCTTCTCGAGCCCGGCAGGCTATATCTCAGCATACCAACGCGCTCAATATCGGAGAGGGTTTCGGTGATTGGATGCATCTGAATTCTCTTTCAGCGCTCGGCCCCAACCGTTGGTATGATGCCGGCGACCGCCGTTTCCATCCGGATAACCTCATCTGGTCCAGCCGCCAGTCCAACATCCTGGCTATCGTAGATAAGCAGACCGGCGCCGTCGTCTGGCGCGTCGGCCCCGACTACCGTCAAGGTCCGGCCCAGAAACTGGGTTGGATCATCGGCCCCCACCTGGCCCATCTGATTCCCCGTGGTCTGCCCGGCGAGGGCAATATACTGGTTTTCGACAACGGCGGCTGGGGCGGCTACGGCGCCCCCAACCCGGCTTCCGTCACCGGTGTCAACCATGCTGTCCGGGATTCTTCCCGGGTGCTGGAGTTTGACCCGGTCAGTCTGGACATCGTATGGCAGTACACTGCCGCCGAAGCCGGCTTCATCACCCCCATCTACGGCTCCCGCTTCTACTCCAGCATCGTCTCCGGCGCCCAGCGCCTGCCTGACGGTAATACCCTGATTACGGAAGGCGTCGGCGGCCGGGTCTTCGAAGTCACCCCGGATCACCGGCTGGTCTGGGAGTTCGTCAACCCCTGGTCGGGCGCTCTGGGTAACCTGGTTTACCGCGCTTACCGGGTACCTTATGAATGGGTGCCGCAACTCTCCCGACCCGCGGAAATCCCGGTGCCCCGGTTGGATGTCGGTACGTTTCGCGTGCCTGCGGCTTCGGCGTCCGTCACGCCTGATATTTCCGCTGGTGCAGGCTCCGTTACGCCGTCCGCGGAAGCCCAGTTCTGCGTCCTGCCCGACCAGCCGGCAGTAAAGAGAAAGGAGGACAGGTGA